A window of the Henckelia pumila isolate YLH828 chromosome 3, ASM3356847v2, whole genome shotgun sequence genome harbors these coding sequences:
- the LOC140890934 gene encoding uncharacterized protein yields MNPNEYNPKRPKPQPATLNSSENNRRQNTQHWRLCGEEMAETYEPLDFEFEDPIPSSPVAKKKKKLIGLDDLLEDYQKEQKKLNEKKSKRTKIRKVSEAEDEFDDATEARLSECVDKCEKEMNQVGGDDEMPFWGIQVFGDQKNFPQQEYPDVKSSVLLQSFLNHEINSLVELNIEKGENFLEGLLVDGWLLNLVYICGSVERSIAGWIFNLMLYSSNETLVTAACEFWCSVLITKDKADLPNIKIDWLPRYLDLKRALENYGFLPSSPPTSSSDVDMVHNGSSTAGPPPNIRSWIKCVGVCCQTRNTLSIFSIPEAEELLFIIASFFLDRQLLGLSVILHECMLSALNFFRYEEWHDCCNKVAKSLASRLPRDINCLRVVESIVGVDTRSKQLRSAASFQFLVAFLDEKVSDAEEILRLLISINVKDKNCDLFKMYICLNLAENWLFLDPGVKENRSIQRSWGIFLQNCACGITITDSRSYASNVRCKASYLLQGTTK; encoded by the exons ATGAACCCAAATGAATATAATCCCAAAAGGCCCAAGCCACAGCCCGCCACCCTCAACTCTTCCGAAAATAATCGGCGCCAAAACACACAACACTGGAGATTGTGTGGGGAAGAAATGGCGGAAACCTACGAGCCTCTGGATTTCGAGTTCGAAGATCCCATCCCCAGTTCCCCTGTAGCCAAGAAAAA GAAAAAACTCATTGGCTTGGATGATCTCCTGGAGGATTATCAGAAGGAACAGAAGAAACTCAATGAGAAAAAATCCAAACGAACAAAAATTCGTAAGGTTTCTGAGGCAGAGGACGAGTTTGATGACGCTACAGAAGCACGGCTGTCTGAATGCGTTGACAAGTGCGAAAAAGAG ATGAATCAAGTTGGTGGTGATGATGAAATGCCCTTTTGGGGTATTCAGGTTTTTGGAGATCAG AAAAACTTTCCTCAGCAAGAATATCCAGACGTCAAAAGTTCCGTTCTGCTGCAATCTTTTCTCAATCACGAAATCAATTCATTGGTTGAGCTAAACATCGAGAAAG GAGAAAATTTTCTGGAAGGATTGTTGGTGGATGGATGGCTGCTAAATTTGGTATATATATGTGGTTCTGTTGAACGATCCATCGCCGGGTGGATATTTAACTTAA TGTTGTATTCGTCAAATGAGACGTTGGTGACAGCTGCATGTGAGTTTTGGTGTTCTGTCCTCATCACTAAGGATAAG GCTGATTTACCTAACATCAAAATTGACTGGTTACCCAGATATTTAGATCTAAAAAGAGCTCTTGAAAACTATGGTTTTCTTCCGAGTTCTCCTCCTACATCTTCGTCAGATGTTGATATGGTCCATAATG GTTCTAGTACGGCAGGTCCCCCACCAAATATTAGATCCTGGATAAAGTGTGTCGGTGTTTGTTGCCAAACAAG GAATACACTTTCAATTTTCTCGATTCCAGAAGCAGAAGAACTGTTATTTATAATTGCTTCTTTCTTCCTTGATCGACAACTTTTAGGACTCTCAGTGATATTGCACGAGTGCATGCTTTCAGCTTTAAATTTCTTCAGATATGAGGAGTGGCATGACTGCTGTAATAAAGTAGCAAAGTCTCTTGCTAGCAG ATTGCCTAGGGACATTAATTGCTTGAGAGTGGTAGAAAGTATTGTCGGAGTGGATACACGAAGCAAGCAGCTTAGGAGTGCAGCGTCATTTCAGTTCCTTGTGGCATTTTTGGATGAGAAG GTATCTGATGCAGAGGAGATTTTGAGATTGCTAATCTCAATAAACGTAAAAGACAAGAACTGTGATCTTTTCAAGATGTATATATGCCTGAATCTTGCTGAGAACTGGCTATTCCTTGACCCTGGTGTAAAAGAGAACAGATCGATACAGCGATCATGGGGAATTTTCCTTCAGAATTGTGCTTGTGGAATAACAATAACGGACTCGAGGTCTTATGCCTCAAAT GTTCGTTGTAAAGCATCGTATCTTCTTCAAGGCACAACAAAATGA
- the LOC140890378 gene encoding serine carboxypeptidase-like, with protein sequence MNKGTLMASTFLHHCYHFTFVYVFLISATFSLARTFNDNHFSNLKSPKTVSQAERLIRSFNLSPKHGINNHVGEVSGYRFDNESRIVERKIKFPFVLETRGSISDLGHHAGYYRIQHSKAARMFYFFFESRNSSKDPVVVWLTGGPGCSSELALFYENGPFKITKNLSLKWNEFGWDKVSNIIYVDQPTGTGFSYSSADADIRHNEEDVSNDMYDFLQEFFKGHPKFARNDFYITGESYAGHYIPALASRINKGNKDKEGIHINLKGMAIGNGLTNPEIQYQAYTDFALKMKLLTQDEYNSMKPDVLQCAKEAKLCGPDGGSKCEDARELCNDIFFNILNINEGINHYDIRKKCEGPLCYDFSNLERFLELEPVKIALGVGNIEFVSCSTKVYNAMLEDWMRNLEVGIPALLEDGIKLLVYAGEYDLICNWLGNSNWLDAMKWSGQKKYLAASTAPFTVDGAEAGLQKGYGPLAFLKVHNAGHMVPMDQPKNSLEMLTRWMKGHSPLSQAGYL encoded by the exons ATGAACAAAGGAACTCTAATGGCTTCAACATTTCTTCACCATTGTTACCATTTCACATTTGTCTATGTGTTCTTAATTTCTGCAACATTTTCATTAGCAAGAACCTTCAACGACAATCATTTTTCCAATCTGAAATCTCCAAAAACAGTGTCTCAGGCAGAAAGGCTCATCAGATCATTCAACTTGTCCCCAAAGCATGGTATAAACAATCATGTCGGGGAAGTTTCCGGGTACAGATTCGATAACGAATCGAGGATCGTCGAAAGGAAAATTAAGTTTCCATTTGTTTTGGAAACAAGAGGATCTATCTCTGACTTGGGTCATCATGCTGGCTACTATAGAATACAGCATTCCAAAGCTGCAAG GATGTTCTACTTTTTCTTTGAATCAAGAAACAGCAGCAAGGATCCTGTAGTCGTGTGGCTAACAGGAGGACCAGGATGCAGCAGTGAACTAgctttattttatgaaaatggcCCCTTCAAAATAACAAAGAACCTCTCCTTAAAATGGAACGAGTTTGGATGGGATAAGGTATCGAATATTATATATGTCGACCAACCAACCGGGACCGGTTTTAGCTACAGTTCCGCCGATGCCGACATTAGACACAATGAGGAAGATGTTAGCAATGATATGTATGACTTCTTGCAG GAGTTTTTCAAGGGGCATCCAAAGTTCGCACGGAATGATTTCTACATAACCGGAGAATCTTATGCGGGGCACTATATTCCTGCGTTGGCTTCTCGAATTAATAAAGGAAACAAAGACAAAGAAGGCATTCATATCAATTTAAAG GGAATGGCCATAGGAAATGGATTAACTAACCCAGAAATCCAATATCAAGCGTACACTGATTTTGCTTTGAAAATGAAACTACTCACACAGGATGAGTACAATAGCATGAAACCAGATGTTTTACAATGTGCAAAAGAAGCTAAACTTTGTG GCCCAGATGGTGGAAGTAAATGTGAAGATGCACGCGAACTATGCAATGACATCTTCTTCAACATACTGAATATTAACGAGGGAATAAAT CACTATGATATAAGAAAGAAGTGCGAGGGTCCCCTGTGCTACGACTTCTCTAACCTGGAGCGGTTTCTGGAACTAGAACCCGTCAAAATCGCTCTTGGTGTTGGTAACATAGAGTTCGTCTCATGCAGCACCAAGGTGTACAACGCTATGCTCGAAGACTGGATGAGGAATCTTGAAGTAGGAATACCTGCACTTTTGGAGGATGGGATCAAGTTACTTGTGTATGCTGGAGAATATGATCTGATATGCAACTGGCTCG GGAACTCGAACTGGCTTGACGCCATGAAATGGTCGGGACAGAAGAAATACTTGGCGGCATCCACGGCTCCATTCACCGTAGATGGTGCAGAGGCTGGATTGCAGAAAGGATATGGACCACTTGCTTTTTTGAAAGTGCACAACGCCGGTCATATGGTTCCGATGGATCAGCCTAAAAATTCTTTAGAAATGCTAACAAGGTGGATGAAAGGCCACAGCCCCTTGAGTCAGGCAGGTTATTTGTGA
- the LOC140892514 gene encoding adenylate kinase isoenzyme 6 homolog translates to MAQNGGSGRKKREKPNVLITGTPGTGKTTTSAALAEAVHFRHINIGDLVKEKNLHDGWDDQLECYLINEDLVCDELEDLMDEGGNIVDYHGCDFFPERWFDHVVVLQTENSVLYDRLTKRGYTGQKLSNNIECEIFQVLLEEAKESYPEGIVVALRSDSVDDIEKNLLTLTDWIRSWSSLS, encoded by the exons ATGGCTCAGAACGGCGGCAGCGGAAGGAAGAAGAGGGAGAAGCCCAACGTATTGATTACGGGAACTCCGGGGACGGGTAAAACGACGACGTCTGCGGCTCTGGCGGAGGCGGTCCATTTCAGACACATCAATATCGGGGATTTAGTCAAGGAGAAGAACCTACACGATGGCTGGGACGATCAGTTAGAATGCTATCTCATCAATGAGGACCTT GTATGTGAtgagcttgaggatttgatggACGAAGGTGGAAACATTGTAGATTACCACGGCTGTGACTTCTTTCCCGAGCGTTGGTTCGACCATGTGGTGGTGCTTCAAACTGAAAACTCTGTCTTGTATGATCGCCTGACTAAAAG GGGATATACAGGGCAAAAGCTCTCAAACAATATTGAATGCGAGATCTTTCAAGTATTGTTGGAGGAGGCCAAAGAGAGTTACCCTGAAGGTATTGTGGTGGCACTTAGAAGCGATTCTGTTGATGATATAGAGAAGAACTTGTTGACTTTAACGGATTGGATTCGATCATGGAGCTCCTTGTCCTGA
- the LOC140888888 gene encoding uncharacterized protein, translated as MNRVKGPYPYVPLSVSLEKAMQVCEDRRAHLRPRNAEKGPRLPPSDKFCDFHQEYGHITNDCQRLGEEVQRIMYDDPRIRAELTRRANPPRQGRAPQWRNQENEVRGNQPDHQRRAPRNGQEDRVEQIANHPHRGMINMISGGTTDGDSGRARKAHGHRLENWEVNSQLSCPTDPNISFGREDLKDVVVPHNDPLLVTLTIANYDVARIFVDTGSSVNIIFKETLDQMKLEGFELDPITTELYGFTGHALQPLGQIVLPLSLGNGEHRVEWHKICLLVKFPSGREVGVIRGDQKAARLCYVNEVKIDANKKHREVGMVSVGRTPRVFGQKVLLMSEEGHEKVELSPGAQVVKLAADLSLSVRQSLDIVLCHLFL; from the exons ATGAACAGGGTCAAAGGACCCTACCCCTATGTACCACTCTCAGTAAGCCTGGAGAAggcaatgcaagtatgtgaggaTAGACGAGCACATTTGAGGCCCCGTAATGCTGAGAAAGGCCCGCGGTTACCGCCATCTGACAAGTTTTGCGATTTTCATCAGGAGTATGGGCATATCACCAATGATTGTCAGAGGCTAGGTGAGGAGGTTCAAAGGATCATGTATGATGACCCTCGAATCAGAGCTGAGCTGACTCGAAGGGCAAATCCTCCTCGCCAAGGCCGAGCTCCTCAATGGAGGAATCAGGAAAATGAAGTGAGGGGAAATCAACCTGATCATCAGAGAAGAGCTCCACGAAATGGTCAGGAAGACAGAGTGGAGCAAATTGCAAATCACCCTCATAGGGGCATGATCAATATGATTTCAGGAGGCACTACAGATGGAGATTCAGGAAGGGCTCGCAAAGCTCACGGGCATAGATTAGAAAATTGGGAGGTAAATTCTCAACTCAGCTGTCCTACTGATCCAAACATCAGTTTTGGAAGGGAAGATTTAAAGGATGTGGTGGTTCCTCATAATGATCCCTTATTGGTCACCTTGACCATAGCCAATTATGACGTGGCTCGCATCTTTGTTGATACTGGTAGCTCAGTGAACATTATCTTCAAAGAAACCCTTGACCAAATGAAATTGGAAGGATTTGAGTTGGACCCAATCACCACGGAGTTGTATGGGTTCACAGGTCATGCTTTGCAACCGTTGGGACAAATAGTGCTCCCGTTATCTCTTGGAAATGGAGAGCATAGG GTGGAGTGGCACAAGATCTGCCTCTTGGTGAAGTTCCCAAGTGGAAGAGAAGTGGGGGTCATTCGGGGTGATCAAAAGGCAGCTCGGTTGTGCTATGTGAATGAGGTAAAGATTGATGCAAATAAGAAGCATAGGGAGGTAGGAATGGTCTCAGTAGGTCGGACACCGAGGGTGTTTGGACAGAAAGTGCTTCTGATGTCTGAAGAAGGTCATGAGAAGGTGGAGTTAAGCCCGGGAGCTCAGGTCGTTAAATTAGCTGCTGATCTCAGCCTGTCGGTGAGGCAAAGCTTGGATATTGTTTTATGTCATTTATTTCTTTGA
- the LOC140891528 gene encoding ATP synthase subunit d, mitochondrial, with protein MSGAGKKVVDVAFKAGKNIDWEGMAKLMGSDEARKEFSTLRRAFDEVNGQLQTKFSQEPEPIDWEYYRKGIGSRLVDIYKQAYDEIKIPQYVDNVTPQYKPKFDALIVELKEAEQKSLKESDRLEKEIADVQELKKKLSTMTADEYFEKHPELKKKFDDEIRNDYWGY; from the exons ATGAGCGGAGCGGGGAAGAAGGTAGTTGACGTTGCGTTCAAAGCAGGCAAGAACATTGACTGGGAAGGCATGGCCAAGCTTATGGGCTCCGACGAAGCTCGCAAGGAGTTCTCTACCCTCCGACGCGCCTTCGATGAGGTCAACGGCCAGCTCCAGACAAAGTTCAGCCAG GAACCAGAACCCATAGACTGGGAGTATTACAGGAAAGGCATCGGCTCACGCTTGGTTGATATTTACAAGCAAGCTTATGATG AAATCAAAATCCCGCAGTATGTTGACAATGTCACTCCTCAGTACAAACCTAAATTTGATGCTCTG ATAGTAGAACTGAAAGAGGCTGAGCAGAAATCGCTGAAAGAATCTGACAGACTAGAAAAAGAAATTGCAGATGTCCAAGAGTTGAAG AAGAAACTTAGTACCATGACAGCAGATGAATACTTCGAGAAGCATCCCGAGCTCAAAAAGAAATTCGATGATGAAATTCGTAATGATTATTGGGGTTATTAA